A region of the Aggregicoccus sp. 17bor-14 genome:
GTAGAAGAACCCTCCCCCCGTTGCCGCAGCGCGCGCGGTCGTGCCGCTGGCGCCGCGAGCGAAGGCGAACTGGCCCTCCGAGACGTGGAAAGCCGCGGGCAGCTTCGGCCGCTGGGCGGCGTCCGCGCGCAGCGCATCCCAGGACGCGCCGAACGCCGTCACCGAGGCCGAGTAGCTGCCCGTGGGCAGCGCCGACACGTCACAGCCGGGGCTCGCGCTGGACACGCCCAGCTGCAGGTTGCCCGCGGCGTACACCTCGCACCCGTAGCCCTGCGCCCCGCTCACCGGCGCCCAGTCGAGGCGCTCGCCATCCGGGGTCAGGTCCACCTCGGGTACCGCCAGACCCGCGCCGCCCGGGGCGACGAAGTGGGCGCTCAGGGTGGCGCCATCGCCGCGCGTGAGCGTCAGCGCGTAGGTCTCGCCGGGCGCGAAGCCGACGTCCGGCCACCAGAAGGCCCCGTACGAGCCGCCCTCGCCTCCCACCGGATAGCTGAGGTTCACGCCGAGCGGTCCGCGCGAGTCCGAGAGCGCTCCCGTCCAGCTCTCGGTCGGGGCGTGGCCGCCGGCGTCGCGCAGCGTGGCGAGCAGCGCCAGCCCTACCCGCCCCGAGCCGTCCTCGTAGCTGCCGCCCGTCACCTGCAGGACCAGACCCTGCCCGGTGTCCTCGCCCAGCGCCGGCGTGCCACCACACCCGGCCCCCAGCAGTGCGAGCGTGAGGGCCAATGCCCCTGCGAAGGGCACACTCCTGTGGGTCACCATGGACAACCCCCTCCGGGCGGTGGCTTGCCTGCTGAGCGAGAGACTGTATAGATCCGTTCACTCGGCCACAATTGCGGGGCTGCCAATACTTTCCAGATTGCCGGAGTAAGGGGAGGTAGGAGATGGTGAGTGTTTTGGTGCTTTTGCTCCTCGGCGCCGCGGCGCCGGCCCGCTCCGCTCCGCGCGCCTCGCCCCCCGCTCCGGCAGCGACCCGCTCCGCAGGTGCACCGGCGCGCCCACCGCCCGCGCCCGCCGCGTCCCCTCCTCCGCCTGCGGCACCGGCAGCTGCCGCCGCCGCGGCGCCTGAGCACCGGCCCTGGGTCTCGCTCGCCGTCGGACCGGGCTTTCCCTTCCGCGACGGCCCGGTCTGGGCGCGCGGCCAGGTGCGCGCGGGGATGCCGCTCGCTCAGCTCGACTCCCACCTGCAGCTCAGCGCCTTCGTGCCGCTCGGCTTCTCCCGGGCCAGCAGCCTCGGCGCGTTCAACTCGGAGAGCCGGGTGGTCGGCCTCGACCTTATCCCCTCGGTGCGACTGGGCCTGCGCGGCCCTGCGGCGCTGGGCTTCTACGCGGACGCGGGTGCCGGGGTGACCCACCTGCGCTACCGCTTCAGCCTTCCGGGCATGGGGACGGCGAGCGGTGCCCGCACGGGGCTCGCGCTGCGGCTGGCCGCCGGAGCGACCTGGACGCTGGGTCCGCGCTGTCAGCTGTTCGCCGAGCCCCTCGGGCTGACCTTCCACACCGCGCAAGAGGGCGTGTTCCGCTTCGGCAACACCCAGTTCACGTCCAGCACGGGCGCGGGCCCCCAGGCCTCGGTGCTCCTCGGCGGAACCTTCACGCTCTAGCCCGGCGCGAGGTCCGCTGTCCGTCCGGCGGAAAACGGAGTGCGGCCTTCCGGTGGCGGGCTCCCGCTGGAGGCCTACACTCGGTGCTCAGGAGGAACCTGGATGCGCCTCGTCTCCTGCTGCATCGCGGCGCTGTGCCTCGCGGCGTGTGGAGGGCCCAGCGGGAGCTGTAGCGGCACACTCGGTCCGAGCACCCTGAACGCGGAGCTCGGCGGGGAGACGAAGGTCCTCTTCGGCGGTGGACTCGAAAGGAACCGCATCGCGAGGATGGTGCTCGACTACGGCGACGGTGCGCTCTTCGTGGACACGGAGCTCTGGCTCCCGGCGAACCAGGGCATGAGCGCTGTGCCTTTCGGCGAGGGCGCTCCGGAGCGTCCCATCGCAGAGGGCCTCGTCACCCGCTTCCGGGTCCCCGAGCCCAAGGGCGCGCCGGCAGTACGCTCCGGCGTCTTCACCGTTCGCCAGGCCTCGGCCACGCACCTCGAGGGCCAGCTGGACGTGACCTTCGCGGACGCATCGCAAGCGCACTGCACCTTCGACGTCTCGGGCAAGACGACCATCGAGGACGACCAGATTCCGATCGAGCCCCCGCTGGGACCCATCGAGCCCTGAGCGACTAGCGTTCCCCCGCCGATCGCCGGAGCACGCGCGCCCCGACCCTGCACTGCGACAGCAGCACGCAGCGCGCGCAGTTCTCGCGCACCGGAGTCGCGGGGCACACGCCGCTCATCCCGTAATGACAGAGCGCGAAGTCGTAGCGCACCGGGTCCTCGGGAGAGAGCAGCCGCAGCGCGGCCGTGACCTCCTCTGCCGTGCGCCAGCTCAGGTCCGTGCGCTTCGTGAGCCCGAGGTGGCGCGAGATGCGCCCGATGTGTGTGTCGATGGGGATGAGCAACTGCGAAGGGCGCACCCGCGTCCAGATGCCGAAGTCCACCCCGTCCTCCCGGCCGCGCACCATCCAGCGCAGGAAGAGGTTGAGGCGCTTGGCGGAGCCCGCGCCCAGGGGCGATGGCAAGAGGAAGCCGAGCCCCCGCTCGGGGCCGAGCGCGCGGCGCAGCTTCTCCATGGGGATGTCGCGCAGTGCCGCGGTGAAGTGGCTCAGTGCGCCGTGCAGGCTCCCGCTGCGCTCCAGGCCCTCGACGAAGAGCGCCTCGAGGCTGCCGTGCCCTCGCAGCGCCTTGCCCATCCCGAGCAACAGCACGGCCACATCCGTGCCCACGTTGAAGCGGTAGACGAAGCCCTCGAGCAGGGTCTTCGCGCCCGCCACGTCCAGGCCGCGCACGAAGGCAGCGGGAGACGGGCCCATCTGCCGCAGCAGCGCGTCCACCTTCGGCCGGAACAGGTCCGCGCGGCCGTAGGCGAGCGCCGCGGCGAGCAAGCCGCTCACCTCGATGTCCCGCGGATCCGTGTAGCGGTGCGGGAACTCCACAGGGTCGAACCCGATGCGCGCCCGCGCATCCGTCGAGGCCAGGAAGGCGTCGAGGCTCGCGCGCAGCTGGGCCGCTGCGGCGGGCTTCAACTGCACAGGGCTGGCCTTGCGACGAGTCAACGGGTGCGCCTCCGAACCAGGGTGAACGCTCGGAGCACGGGGAGGATTCCTCTTCCCTCACCCCGTCCCTCTCCCAGGGGGAGAGGGGACAGCTTCGCCCACGTTCCGCGCCCCAGCCCTCTCCCACAGGGAGAGGGAGGACACGGGCTCAGCGCGTGAGCTCGCGCACCGCGTGTCCCAGCTCCGGGAGGATGAGCTTCTCGAGCGCGAGCCGCACGGCCTGCGGCGAGCCCGGCAGCGCGAACACCACCATCCCCTGGTAGGTGCCAGCCACCGCGCGCGACATCATCGCGGGGCTGCCGATGTCCCGGTACGAGAGCGCCCGGAACAGCTCTCCGAAGCCCGGCAGCGTCTTCTCGAAGAGCGGCTGCAGCGTCTCCACCGTCACGTCGCGCCGCCCGATGCCGGTGCCCCCGTTGAAGAGCACGGCGCGCGCGCCTGCAGCTTGCGCCTCGGAGAGCGCCGCGCGGATGCCCTCGGCCTCGTCGCGCACCACCCGGTAGCCGCACACCGTGTGCCCCGCCGCCTCCAGCCCCTCGCGCAGCACGCGCCCGCTGTCGTCGCGCGCCTCGCCGCGGCTGTCAGAGCAGGTCACGACGAAGGTGCTCACGTGCACCGGCGCGTGCGCCTTGTGCTCGTCCGCCGCATGCGAGTGCCCGTGCTCGTGGCCCGCACCGTGGTGGTGGTCGTGGTCGTGCCCATGCTGATGGTCGTGGTCGTGACCGTGCGAGTGGCCATGACCGTGCGAGTGCCCGTGGTCATGGTCGTGATCGTGTCCGTCGTGTCCCATCGCTGCGCGCTCCCCTTGATCCAGACGTCCTAGACGTCGCCTTCCGGCAGGTCGATCAGCAGCTCGCCGTTCTCCACGGAGATGGCCATGGCGGGCTGATCGTCGCACACGCCCGGCGAGGTGGCGTTCTTGCCGGTGTCCATGTCGAAGCCCACCTCGTGGCAGGGGCAGACGACGAGGTTGCCCTCGAGGTGGCCGCCCGACAGCAGGCAGCCCGCGTGGTTGCACCAGTCGTCGAGCCCCTTGTAGCGCCCGTTGATCTTCGCCACGCACACGCTGCGCTTGCCGACCTCGTAGCCGCGCAGCTCCTTCTCGGAGAAGTCCGCGGGCCCCAGCTTGATCTTCATCGTCACCCTTCTGGCACTCGGGCCCCACCCTCCAGGGCCGCCCGCGCACTTGTGCCCCACGCGCATTACTCTTGGGAAGTGAATCGCGACGAGGTGGCCAAGATCCTGCGCGACATCTCCCTCCTGCTCCAACTCAAGGGGGAGAACGCGTTCAAGAGCCGTGCGTACGACATCGGTGCAGACCGCATCTCCGGGCTGACGGAGGACCTGGGCCCGCTCGTGACGAGCGGCCGCCTGCAGGAGCTGCCGGGGATCGGCCAGGCGCTCGCCCAGAAGATTACCGAGCTGGTGACCACCGGTAAGCTCGACTACTTCGAGCGCCTGAAGGCCGAGTTCCCGCCGGGGCTGCTCGAGCTCTTGCGCATCCCGGACGTGGGCCCGCGCAAGGTAGCCCTGCTCTGGAGCGAGCTGAAGGTGGGCAGCGTGGCGGAGCTCGAGCTCGCCTGCCGCCAGGGCCGCGTGCGCGAGCTCAAGGGCTTCGGCGAGAAGAGCGAGGCGAAGATCCTGGAGGGCATCGCGCTCTACCAGCGCGCGCACGGCGGCGGCACGCGGCGCCCCCTGGGCGAGGTGCTCCCGCAGGCGCGCGCGCTGCTCGCACACGTGCAGGCGGCGCCGGGCGTGGTGCGCGCGAGCCTCGCGGGGAGCGTGCGCCGCGGGCGCGAGACCGTGGGGGACGTGGACCTCATCGCCTCGGCGGCCGAGCCCGGCCCGGTGCTGGACGCGCTCGCGAAGGCCCCGGGCGTGGCGCAGCTCATCGGCAAGGGCGAGAGCAAGTGCTCCGTGCGGCTCGCGGACGGCGACCTGCAGGTGGACCTGCGCGTGCTCCCGGACGAGGACTACGCGACGGCGCTGCACCACTTCACCGGCTCCAAGGCGCACCACCTTCGGCTGCGCGGGCTCGCCCAGGACCGGGGCCTGAGCATCTCCGAGTGGGGCGTGCAGCAGCGCGACGGCACGAAGCTCGCGGTCCCCACCGAGGGGGCGCTCTACGCGGCGCTGGGGATGCAGCCGGTGCCGCCCGAGCTGCGCGAGGACACGGGGGAAATCGAGGCCGCGCTCGCGGGCACGCTGCCCACGGACCTCGTCACGCTCGAGGACGTGCTCGGGGCGGTGCACGCGCACAGCACCTGGTCGGACGGCAAGCACACGCTCGAGGAGATGGCGCGCGCCGCCAAGGCGCTGGGCCTGCGCTACCTCACGGTGACGGAGCACAGCGAGGCGGCCATCTACGCGCGCGGGCTGAAGCAGGACGACCTGAAGCGGCAGTGGGAGGAGATCGACGAGGTGAACGCCCGGGTGACCGGGGTGCGCCTGCTCAAGGGAATCGAGGTGGACATCCTGGAGAGCGGCGCGCTGGACTACCCGGACGCGCTGCTCGAGCAGCTCGAGGTGGTCATCGGCTCCATCCACGTGCGCCACTCCATGGACGAGGCGCAGATGACGCAGCGCCTGTTGCAGGCCTTCGACAACCCCTTCCTACAGATCCTCGGGCACCCCACCGGGCGGCTCATCAACGAGCGCGAGCCGTACGCGCTTCGCATGGAGGCAGTGCTCGACAAGGCCGCCGAGAAGGGCGTGGCGGTGGAGGTGAACGGCAAGCCGCAGCGCCTGGACCTCAAGGCCGAGCACGTGCGCATGGCCGTCGCGCGCGGCGTGCGACTGGTGATGAGCTGCGATGCGCACAAGGCCGAGGATCTCCAGAACCTCGCCTTCGCGGTGGCCACGGCGCGCCGGGGCTGGGCGCGAAAGGGGAACGTGCTCAACACCCTCCCGGCCGAGGACTTCATCCGCGCGCTGCGCCGCCGCCCCTAGCCGCGGCGCGCGCGGGTGCTACGCTGCGCGCCCCTCCCGATGCGCCTTCCCTGTCTCCTCAGCCTGTGGCTCCTCGCGCTGCCCGCGCACGCGCAGGGCCCCGCGGCCGCACCCCCGACCCGCGCAGGCCTCCAGCGCGCGCTCGAGGCGCACGCGCGCTCCGCCGTGCAGGTGCAGGGCCCGCACAAGAGCGGCCCCGGCGTGATCGTGGGGGCGGGCGGCCAGGTGCTCACGTCCGTGGAGCAGGTGGGCCTCTACGAGGCGCAGGTACAGAGCGACGCGGGCCCGCAGCGCGCCCCCGTGCTGATGGCGAGCGCGAGCCTGAAGGTCGCGCTGCTGCGCCTTCCGGGCGAGGGCCACCCCGCGGCCTCCGTCGCCCTGCTGCCCTCCGCCGGCGCCGAGCGCCCGTGGCTCATCGGCGTGGTGGACGCGCAGGGCAAGCGCGCCCGGGCGGTGGCGGGCCGGGCGGCGCCCTCGCGCGGGCCCTTCCTCCGGGTGCCCCTCGCGCTCGCGCCCGGCAGTCCCCTCTTCGATGCGCAGGGCCGGCTCGTCGCGGTCGCCGTGGCGCGCCGCGGGCCTCGCGCCTGTGAGGCGCTGCCCCTGAGCGCGGTGAAGCAGCAGCTGGTGGGCACGAAGTGAATCCCGCGCGCTGGCCGGGCGCGGTGCGCGAGGCGGTGGGCCTCTGGGCGCTGGGCTTCCTCGGCATCGTGGTGGCGTTCCTGCTCCTCGGGAACTCCACCGTCCCCAAGCTGGTGGCCACCGTGGGCTTCCTCTACCTGCCGCTGCTCGCGATGCGCCGGCGCGACGAGGACTACCGCGACTACGGGGTGACCCTCCGGGCGTGGCGCGAGGACCTGCGCCTCTTCCTCGTGCTGTGCCTCGTCGTGGGCCCGCTCTACTTCGTGGGCTTCGCCCTCGCGGCGAAGGTGGTGCCGCTGCTGCCCTTCGGGCTCGCGCACCACCTCACGCCCCACGCGGGCGCAGGCGCGGTGAGCTTCGTGCCCCGCCTGCCGCCGCGCTTTGGCGAGTGGGTGGTGGACCAGCTCCTGGTGGTGGCGCTGCCCGAGGAGTTCTTCTACCGCGGCTACGTGCAGGCGCGGCTGCGCGACGCGTGGCCCCAGGGCCGGCGCTTCCTCGGGGCGCGGCTGGGCCCGGCCTTCTGGGTGACGGCGCTGCTCTTCGCGCTCGGCCACCTGGCCATCTTCCAGACCTGGCGCCTCTTCGTCTTCTTCCCGGCGCTGCTCTTCGGCTGGATGCGCGAGCGCACGGGTACCGTGGTGGGCTCCACGCTGTTCCACGCCGCGTGCAACCTCTTCGCGGCCTTCCTGCAGGCTTCCTACTTCGGCGTGCCCTGAGCGGGCCCGAGGTGCTTCACCTGCAGGCGCCCGTCCACCACGAGCGCGGTCGCGTGCGGCAGCTCCACCCAGCCGCTGGTGCGGCGCGGGTGGCTCGCCACGGCGACGGACAGCCGGCGCCGGTGCGCCTCGCGCAGGGTGTGGGTGGCCGCGGTGGCTGCGCCCAGGCCGCAAGCCTCGCAGGTGTCGGTGCCCTCGAGCCGGGCGTAGAAGAGGGGCTCCGCGCCCCAGCGCACGGCCGCGAGGAGCTCGCCGTTGGTGGCCACCAGGTTGAGCTCGGCGGTGCGCGCGGCGCCCGCGTGGGCTGCGGCGGCGTCCACCTCGTGGGCCACCTCGCGCAGCACGTGGCCCGCCACCTCCGCCTCGAGCCGCGGGTCGTTCATGCGGCCCGTCTCCCGCAGCCGGGCGAGGAAGAGCGCGAAGACGACCTCGCTGTCCGTGCCGCCCAGCACCAGCCGGCGCAGGTGCGCGGGCACGCGCTCGAGCAGCCCGGCGCGCGCGGCGCGGAACTCGGGCACGCTGCCCTGGTGGGCGAAGAGCCACTGGCGCGCCCGGAAGGGCTGGGTGTTCTCCTCCGCCACGAGCCCCAGGGGCTGACGCGCTGCGTGCAGCACCAGCGCCGCCGAGCCGTAGCGCGGCGCGAGGCTCGAGAGCGTGCGCCCCTCGGCGCCCGCGAAGCGCTCCAGCAGCACCTCCTCCTGCGCGTAGGTGCCCACGCCCATGGCGTTGACGGGGCCCGCGGCCTCCAGCCCCACCTGTGCCTCCAGGCGCTGCAGCTCGCAGCGGAGCAGGTTCGGATCGGACGTGAGCAGGGCAAAGGCGAGGGACATGGTGGCGCGGCTCCTTCCAGGCTCTAGATAATGGCGCCCCTGTCCGTCCTCAAGCCAGCGGCAGGGTCGCAAAAGACCATCCAAGCCCTTGAAAACATTGTCCTTTGCCGCACTTCCGGTTTGACACTCCCGGAGCGGACTGCCTAACATTGCGCGGCGCTCCAACGGCTGGAGATCGCAGGACTTTTCGCGGAGCGGAGACGAGATGGCGGACGAGATCGCAATCGGCATCGACCTGGGCACCTCGTACTCGTGTGTGGCGGTGGTCCAGGACGGTCAGCCGACGGTCATCCCCAACGAGTGGGGTGAGACGACCCACGCCTCCTGCGTGTCCTTCCTCGACGACGGCACCGTGCTGGTGGGCAACGCCGCGAAGAAGAACATCATCACCAACGCCGAGGCGACGGTGTACTCCGCCAAGCGCCTCATCGGGCGCTACTACTTCTCCGACGAGGTGAAGAAGGCGCAGGCGGTGATGCCCTACCGCATCGTCGAGGGCGAGAACAACGCGGTGCGCATCAACGTGCGCGACCGCGACTACTCGCTGCCCGAGATCTCCGCCCTGGTGCTCAAGGAGCTCAAGGCGATCGCGGAGACCTTCCTCAACCGCGAGGTGACCAAGGCGGTCATCACGGTCCCGGCCTACTTCAACGACAACCAGCGCCAGGCCACGAAGGACGCGGGCCGCATCGCTGGGCTCGAGGTGCTGCGCATCCTCAACGAGCCCACCTCCGCGGCGCTCGCGTACGGCTTCGGCCGGGACGTGAACCAGCGCGTGGTGGTCTACGACCTGGGCGGCGGCACCTTCGACGTCTCCATCCTGGAGATCGGCAAGGACGTGTTCGAGGTGCTCGCCACCGCGGGTGACACGTACCTGGGCGGCGACGACTTCGACGACCGCATCATGACCTGGCTCGCCGAGGACTTCCTCGCGAAGACCCGCCTGGACCTGCGGCAGAACAAGTACTGCCTGCAGATGCTCAAGGAGTCCGCGGAGAAGGCCAAGATCGACGTGGGCCAGGAGGGCGTGGCCGACATCCTGTGCGCGGGCATCTGCCAGGACGCGAACGGCAACGTGCTGGACCTGCGCCAGACGCTCACCCAGGACGCCTTCAACCGGATGGTGATGGACCTGGTGCAGCGCACCTTCAAGGTCTGCGACGAGGCGCTGCAGAGCGCACGCCTCACCGCGGCGGACATCGACGCGGTCATCCTCGTGGGCGGCCCCACCCGCCTGCCCATCATCCGCAACTCGGTGAAGCACTACTTCCAGAAGGAGCCCATGGAGGGGATCAACCCCGACCAGGTCGTGGCCATGGGCGCCTCGCTGCAGGCGCACGCGCTGCTGGACAGCCGCACCGAGACCTTCCTCGTGGACGTGACGCCGCTGTCGCTGCGCATCGGCACGGTGGGCGGCTACACGGAGAAGGTGATCGACAAGAACACGCCGGTGCCCATCGACAAGTCGAAGACCTTCACCACCAGCCGGGACGGCCAGGAGAAGGTGAAGATCCGCGTGTACCAGGGCGAGTCGAACAAGGCGGAGGAGTGCGAGCTGCTCGGCGAGTTCGAGTTCTCGGGCTTCCGCATCGGCTACCGCGGCGAGGTGAAGATCGAGGTCACCTTCGAGATCAACACCGACGGCCTGGTGAACGTCTCGGCGGCGGACGTGGAGACGGGGCAGAAGACCTCCACCACCATCTCGCTCTCCTCGGGCCTCTCCGAGGCGGACATCCAGAAGTCCATCGAGGCGAACCGCCAGGTCCAGCTCGCCGGCCACGGCTCGGATCTCCCCGCGGTGGCGTCGTAGGCGGGGCGCGCCATGTCCCAGACGCCCCCTGACAACGGCGCCGGCAAGCCGCCCGCGCCCGGCGCGCCGCAAGCGCCATCGACGCCTGCCGCGCCCGCCGCGCGTCCGCCGGCGGCCGCGGCTCCCGCTCGTCCTCCGCCCCAGCTCTCGGGCCCTGCGGCGGGCGCTCCGCGGCCCCCGGCTCCGAGCGTGCCGGGCGGCCCCACTGCGGGCGCTCCGCCCGCAGCGCCGCGCGCGCCCGCTCCCGGGACTCCACCCTCCCCCGCTCCGGCGAGTGCTCCGCTGCGCCCCGCTGCCGCACCGCCCCCAGGCGCGCGCCCCGTCGCGCCCGCAGCGCCTGCGCCTGCCGCTGCGCGGCCGGGCTCCACGCCCCCGCCAGGAACCCCTGCGAGCGCCTCCAGCCCGGCAACTCCTGCGCGCCCGCCCTCCGTGATCGGCCCGGTTCCCCCCGGAGCTCCTCCTGCGCCGGGCGCTCCCTCCGCAGCCGCTCGGCCCGCAGCGGGCCCTGCCGTTCCCGCGCCCTCGGCCGCCACAGGAACTGCCCCCGCCCGTGGGCCCGCAGTGCCGCCAGCCGCGGGCGCTCAGGCACCCGCAGCCGCTCCGGCCGCGCCGCGGCCCGCGGCACCGGTCGCCGCTCCCGCGCAGGCCCCCCTCCGCCCCCCCGCGGCAGGCACGGCCGCTCCCGCCGCGCCTCGGTCCGCCATCCCCGGCGGCCCCCCGGTGATGCGTCCCCCGGGCAGCGCTGCGCCTGCTGCCGGCCCCGTCCTTCCGCCCGGTGCGCGTCCTCCGCCGAGCGCAGCGCCCGCCCCGGGCCCCGCGGCCTCCCCTGCCACGCGTCCCCAGTTGGGCTCGGCGCCTCCCGGCGGGCCGGTGCTCCCCCCCGCCGTGCGGCCTCCTCCGGGCGCGGCCCCGGCTGCGGGGCCGGTGCTGCCTCCCACCGTACGGCCGCCGACGTTCGCAGCTTCCGTTCCTCCCGTGGCGAGAGCCGCGACGGGCGCGGCTCCGGCCGCAGGCCCCGTCCTCCCGCCCGCCGTCCCGCCGGTGCGCCCCGGTGCACCGCCCTCCATCGCCGCGCAGGCCACGGCAGGCGCCCAGGCTCCGCGCCCGCCCCCGGGCGTGCCCGCGGTTGCTCCGGCACTACGTACGGGCGCTCCGTCGAAGCCTCCGGTGGCGGCCCCGGTCAAGGCCCCCGCGCCGCTGGCGCCCGCCGGGGCGCTGCCTCCGGTGAAGGCGAGCGCCGGCGCGGGCCTGGACCTCAGCCCCGAGCAGCTCATCGACCTGGAGATGCGCTGCAACGCGCTCGACTCGCTGGACTACTTCGAGGTCCTCAAGCTCGAGAAGGACGCGGCGCCGGTGGACATCAAGCGCGCCTTCTACCGCGAGAGCCGCACCTACCACCCGGACCGCTTCTTCCAGCTGCCGGACGGCGGCCTCAAGGAGCGCGTGAACGAGCTCTACAAGCGCGTCACCGAGGCCTACTACTTCCTGCGCGACGACACGAAGCGCCGCAAGTACGTGACGGACGTCACCGGCCCGGAGCGCGCGCAGAAGCTGCGCTTCACCGAGACGAGCGAGGCCGAGACGAAGCTCGCGGCGAAGAAGGAGCAAGAGGAGCAGATCGGCACGCACCCCAAGGGCCGGCAGTTCTACCAGACGGGCGCGGCGGACCTCGAGGCGGGTCGCTGGGCCTCGGCCGAGCGCAACCTCAAGATGGCGCTCACCTACGAGCCGCAGAACGCGCGCTACAAGGAGCGCCTCGCCGAGGCGCAGGGCAAGCTGCTCGAGGAGAGCCGCAGCAAGGGCGAGGGCTTCAAGATCCGTTGACGCAGGGCCGGCTCGCGCGCGCCGCGGCCGGCGGAGGGGCAGCGAACCCGTGGTCATCGATCTCGTCATCCTGGGCGTGGTGCTGCTGCTCGCCTTCCTCGGCGCGCGCAGCGGTGCGGCGCGCCAGGTGGCGAACCTGGTGGCGCTCGCCGCCGGCTACTTCGCGGCGCGCCGCCTGGGGCCCCTGCTCGCGCCCTCGCTCGCGCACGCGCTGGGCGGCCCCCTGCTCATCGGCGCGGTGGCGGGCACCCTGCTCGTCTTCTTCGTGGTGCTCTTCAGCGTGCGCTTCGCCCTCACCTCGCTGCTGCGCTGGCTGCTCGGCGCGCGCGACGAGGGGGAGCGCGGCGTGGACCGGCCGCTGGGCTTCGTGCTCGGCGGCCTCAAGGCGGCGCTCGTCTTCTACGTGGTGCTCAGCGCCCTCACCTTCGCCGAGGAGCACGTGAAGGTGGCGGGGCGGCACCTGGGCGTGTCGCCGAAGGACTCGATCGCGGTGGGGCTCGCGCGCCGCTACAACCTCTTCGAGATGACCGAGTTCGCGCCGGTGCACGACCTGG
Encoded here:
- the mrtX gene encoding myxosortase MrtX, which gives rise to MNPARWPGAVREAVGLWALGFLGIVVAFLLLGNSTVPKLVATVGFLYLPLLAMRRRDEDYRDYGVTLRAWREDLRLFLVLCLVVGPLYFVGFALAAKVVPLLPFGLAHHLTPHAGAGAVSFVPRLPPRFGEWVVDQLLVVALPEEFFYRGYVQARLRDAWPQGRRFLGARLGPAFWVTALLFALGHLAIFQTWRLFVFFPALLFGWMRERTGTVVGSTLFHAACNLFAAFLQASYFGVP
- the polX gene encoding DNA polymerase/3'-5' exonuclease PolX codes for the protein MNRDEVAKILRDISLLLQLKGENAFKSRAYDIGADRISGLTEDLGPLVTSGRLQELPGIGQALAQKITELVTTGKLDYFERLKAEFPPGLLELLRIPDVGPRKVALLWSELKVGSVAELELACRQGRVRELKGFGEKSEAKILEGIALYQRAHGGGTRRPLGEVLPQARALLAHVQAAPGVVRASLAGSVRRGRETVGDVDLIASAAEPGPVLDALAKAPGVAQLIGKGESKCSVRLADGDLQVDLRVLPDEDYATALHHFTGSKAHHLRLRGLAQDRGLSISEWGVQQRDGTKLAVPTEGALYAALGMQPVPPELREDTGEIEAALAGTLPTDLVTLEDVLGAVHAHSTWSDGKHTLEEMARAAKALGLRYLTVTEHSEAAIYARGLKQDDLKRQWEEIDEVNARVTGVRLLKGIEVDILESGALDYPDALLEQLEVVIGSIHVRHSMDEAQMTQRLLQAFDNPFLQILGHPTGRLINEREPYALRMEAVLDKAAEKGVAVEVNGKPQRLDLKAEHVRMAVARGVRLVMSCDAHKAEDLQNLAFAVATARRGWARKGNVLNTLPAEDFIRALRRRP
- a CDS encoding CvpA family protein, which translates into the protein MVIDLVILGVVLLLAFLGARSGAARQVANLVALAAGYFAARRLGPLLAPSLAHALGGPLLIGAVAGTLLVFFVVLFSVRFALTSLLRWLLGARDEGERGVDRPLGFVLGGLKAALVFYVVLSALTFAEEHVKVAGRHLGVSPKDSIAVGLARRYNLFEMTEFAPVHDLVRVLGATADPELAARLQEDPAFRALRKDPRFQRALQDPRLREAVARGDVATLLRDDRVLQLIQDPVVASRLEAAARAADARREALRR
- a CDS encoding serine protease, whose amino-acid sequence is MRLPCLLSLWLLALPAHAQGPAAAPPTRAGLQRALEAHARSAVQVQGPHKSGPGVIVGAGGQVLTSVEQVGLYEAQVQSDAGPQRAPVLMASASLKVALLRLPGEGHPAASVALLPSAGAERPWLIGVVDAQGKRARAVAGRAAPSRGPFLRVPLALAPGSPLFDAQGRLVAVAVARRGPRACEALPLSAVKQQLVGTK
- a CDS encoding class II glutamine amidotransferase yields the protein MSLAFALLTSDPNLLRCELQRLEAQVGLEAAGPVNAMGVGTYAQEEVLLERFAGAEGRTLSSLAPRYGSAALVLHAARQPLGLVAEENTQPFRARQWLFAHQGSVPEFRAARAGLLERVPAHLRRLVLGGTDSEVVFALFLARLRETGRMNDPRLEAEVAGHVLREVAHEVDAAAAHAGAARTAELNLVATNGELLAAVRWGAEPLFYARLEGTDTCEACGLGAATAATHTLREAHRRRLSVAVASHPRRTSGWVELPHATALVVDGRLQVKHLGPAQGTPK
- a CDS encoding TIGR02757 family protein; the protein is MKPAAAAQLRASLDAFLASTDARARIGFDPVEFPHRYTDPRDIEVSGLLAAALAYGRADLFRPKVDALLRQMGPSPAAFVRGLDVAGAKTLLEGFVYRFNVGTDVAVLLLGMGKALRGHGSLEALFVEGLERSGSLHGALSHFTAALRDIPMEKLRRALGPERGLGFLLPSPLGAGSAKRLNLFLRWMVRGREDGVDFGIWTRVRPSQLLIPIDTHIGRISRHLGLTKRTDLSWRTAEEVTAALRLLSPEDPVRYDFALCHYGMSGVCPATPVRENCARCVLLSQCRVGARVLRRSAGER
- a CDS encoding Rieske 2Fe-2S domain-containing protein, producing MKIKLGPADFSEKELRGYEVGKRSVCVAKINGRYKGLDDWCNHAGCLLSGGHLEGNLVVCPCHEVGFDMDTGKNATSPGVCDDQPAMAISVENGELLIDLPEGDV
- a CDS encoding molybdenum cofactor biosynthesis protein B gives rise to the protein MHVSTFVVTCSDSRGEARDDSGRVLREGLEAAGHTVCGYRVVRDEAEGIRAALSEAQAAGARAVLFNGGTGIGRRDVTVETLQPLFEKTLPGFGELFRALSYRDIGSPAMMSRAVAGTYQGMVVFALPGSPQAVRLALEKLILPELGHAVRELTR
- the dnaK gene encoding molecular chaperone DnaK, giving the protein MADEIAIGIDLGTSYSCVAVVQDGQPTVIPNEWGETTHASCVSFLDDGTVLVGNAAKKNIITNAEATVYSAKRLIGRYYFSDEVKKAQAVMPYRIVEGENNAVRINVRDRDYSLPEISALVLKELKAIAETFLNREVTKAVITVPAYFNDNQRQATKDAGRIAGLEVLRILNEPTSAALAYGFGRDVNQRVVVYDLGGGTFDVSILEIGKDVFEVLATAGDTYLGGDDFDDRIMTWLAEDFLAKTRLDLRQNKYCLQMLKESAEKAKIDVGQEGVADILCAGICQDANGNVLDLRQTLTQDAFNRMVMDLVQRTFKVCDEALQSARLTAADIDAVILVGGPTRLPIIRNSVKHYFQKEPMEGINPDQVVAMGASLQAHALLDSRTETFLVDVTPLSLRIGTVGGYTEKVIDKNTPVPIDKSKTFTTSRDGQEKVKIRVYQGESNKAEECELLGEFEFSGFRIGYRGEVKIEVTFEINTDGLVNVSAADVETGQKTSTTISLSSGLSEADIQKSIEANRQVQLAGHGSDLPAVAS
- a CDS encoding J domain-containing protein; protein product: MAAPVKAPAPLAPAGALPPVKASAGAGLDLSPEQLIDLEMRCNALDSLDYFEVLKLEKDAAPVDIKRAFYRESRTYHPDRFFQLPDGGLKERVNELYKRVTEAYYFLRDDTKRRKYVTDVTGPERAQKLRFTETSEAETKLAAKKEQEEQIGTHPKGRQFYQTGAADLEAGRWASAERNLKMALTYEPQNARYKERLAEAQGKLLEESRSKGEGFKIR